The following is a genomic window from Episyrphus balteatus chromosome 1, idEpiBalt1.1, whole genome shotgun sequence.
gtttcttttttctataattCGCTATTGTAGTCAAGGCAGTAGAGTTGAAAATGGatacattttgttttgataaaagttaaagtttttttagacCAATTTACTATATCAATCTcataaaagtttcaaaaacaatttacaCTCGATAAATTACTCAAAGAGAAAATATAATTAGTCCCAAAACAccttttcactttgtttaacttttaactttgaaacataaaaaaaaattttacaattttcatttcatgTAAACGAAcgagaaacagaaaaaaatctactacaatTGTCACCAAAACTTTGTTTAACTTTTAGctttgaaacataaaaaaaaaatttattacaattttcatttcatgTAAACGAAcgagaaacagaaaaaaatctattacaatTTTCACTTCAAGTGAACAAACgagaaattaaaacaatctACTATTTTACCGGaccaacttttaacttttttagcTTTTAACTTTGAAACGTTAAAAATCTATTACAATTTTCACTTCAAGTAAACGAACGAGAAACCGAAATAAATCTACTACAGTTTTCACCAGAATAccttttcactttgtttaacttttaactttgaaatataaaaacaaatctatTACAATTTTCGTTTCATGTTAACGATcgagaaacagaaaaaaatctacTACAAATGTCACCAAAAcacattttcacttttttaactttgaaatataaaaacaaatctatTACAATTTTCGTTTTATGTAAACGAACGAGAAACAGAAACAAATCTACTACATTTGTCACCAAAACGccttttcactttgtttaacttttaacgttgaaacataaaaaaaaaatctattacaattttcatttcatgTAAACGAAcaagaaacagaaaaaatctACTACAATTTTCACTTCAAGTGAACAAACGAGAAATTTAAACAATctactacaatttttactttaagtaaACTAACGaataataaagtattttttcgATCTTTTTCTTACAGATGCCTGCCTTCGTTGTCAAGCTGAAAACAAACGAGAAGTCCTGGGTCGCCAGGACTGTGTTGTGGTTTGGGGCGAATGCAACCACTCCTTCCATCATTGCTGCATGTCCTTGtgggtaaaacaaaataatcGATGTCCTTTGTGCCAACAAGAATGGTCCATTCAACGAATGGGCAAATGAAAGAGCCACCATCACTATCAAGAACAAAACACACACACCAACCAACACCAATCCATTGCAGCATGATCTCAGTCAGCAAATCCGTCGTTAAAGAACTTTTTGCACATGCGCGCCAtgtcttcattaaaaaataattacaatttataagatttattaaaaaaaaataaaaaacaatagaaagttaaaaaaaaaaatacataaaataattcaaaataaatagcaaTATGGACTCATTGTCAGTAGTTATCAGTTGTATATGGATCGAATagaatttaagatgaaaatttttttaattgttatggCCGCTAGtgaattggaatttttgttacattttgttcgttttcctttaaaaaataaaaatatttctttctttcGTAATTTGAACAAAGCagaattaaataaagttaatgATTGTGGTGCAGAACATTTGTGgcatttttcatatttaattaaaagaatCAACTCGTTACGTAAAAGTAATCTCCGAATAATTTTATCTTTACTAAATGTAAGGCatcttgaaaatttaaataacgaACTACatgaatacaaaaacaagaaattaaaaaaaaaaaccgcccTCTCCGTGACAATGTTCTGAACATTGCCGTGACCAGGATTCGAACCTGGGTTACTACGGCCACAACGTAGGGTCCTAACCACTAGACGATCACGGCTATCGAAGGCATGTTGAAGTAGAtgtaaaataataatgataaattTGTTGTTAAATTTCTTTGTCTCCAGCGCAGGTGCGTTTCCATAGCTATGGGTATTTGTGTATGATTCGTTTAAAAGTGGGGTGTGTTTTATTTCTAATCGAATGGGTAGATAGGTTggtaatttatgaaaaatcatcTAAACTAACTTTATTTACGTTATCTACGAAGAAAAAagcgaaaacaaaataaaaacaaattaaaggaAACACTAGGAATGTTTCAAACTACAACGAATTCATGTTTCTATTTCTAGGATTCTTTTCTATGACTGAGAACTTTCTATTCTATTGTTATCCAGCAAAAGGAAATGCCCCGGGTGAGGCTCGAACTCACGACCTTAAGATTATGAGACTTACGCGCTGCCTACTGCGCCACCGAGGCTATGGTGACGTGGTAAAATGCTCACTACATCAAGGGAAATTACTCTAGTTACCTCTAAtagaaaattgttcaaattagtATTAGTACATAATACCTACCATTGCACATACGACATACTACCTACCTGGCCCAGTAAACTTTTCCATTCTGCAGAAGAAAGTTGGTCCGAAAACTCCCCAACTCTtttctcacttaaattttggtggcAAACAATGGCAAACAAGTAACTAGTTTAAcagaaaaatgtaatttttcttcGAATGAAACtcacattaaaattttaaacttcgAGCGAACAGAAATATTTCGGAAAAATTTAGACTTGAAACATATGATAGGGTTGATTAACActttaaaaagtcttcaaagtAGGTAatcattattttgaagaaaaaagattg
Proteins encoded in this region:
- the LOC129907079 gene encoding RING-box protein 2 codes for the protein MAEENETPSTSDKLEETAETSTKPEEKMFTLKKWNAVAMWSWDVECDICAICRVQVMDACLRCQAENKREVLGRQDCVVVWGECNHSFHHCCMSLWVKQNNRCPLCQQEWSIQRMGK